One Ricinus communis isolate WT05 ecotype wild-type chromosome 7, ASM1957865v1, whole genome shotgun sequence genomic region harbors:
- the LOC8269789 gene encoding germin-like protein subfamily 1 member 13, whose amino-acid sequence MKGAHLFIAFLILALSSSFALAFDPSPLQDFCVAINDPKDGEFVNGKLCKDPKLATANDFSFSGLNVPRDTSNPVGSNVTLLNADRIPGLNTLGISLARIDYAPYGLNPPHTHPRATEILVVLEGTLYVGFVTSNPNRLITKTLKPGDVFVFPIGMIHFQFNTGNTNAVAFAGLSSQNPGAITIANAVFGSNPPINADVLTKAFQVDKNVVKYLQQQFWTNNH is encoded by the exons ATGAAAGGAGCTCATCTCTTTATAGCTTTCCTCATTCTGGCTTTGTCTTCCTCGTTTGCCTTGGCCTTTGATCCTAGCCCTCTTCAAGACTTTTGTGTTGCCATCAATGACCCTAAGGATGGCG AATTCGTGAATGGGAAATTGTGCAAGGACCCAAAGCTTGCAACAGCAAATGATTTCTCATTTTCAGGTCTCAACGTTCCTAGAGACACATCAAATCCAGTTGGATCCAATGTAACTCTGTTAAATGCTGACAGAATACCAGGACTCAACACTCTCGGAATATCCTTAGCTCGTATAGATTATGCACCGTATGGACTAAATCCACCTCACACTCATCCTCGTGCCACTGAGATCCTGGTGGTCCTTGAAGGCACCCTCTATGTTGGCTTCGTCACATCAAACCCCAACCGCCTTATCACAAAAACATTGAAACCGGGAGATGTTTTTGTGTTTCCAATTGGTATGATTCACTTCCAATTCAACACTGGAAACACTAATGCGGTTGCTTTTGCTGGATTGAGCAGCCAAAATCCAGGAGCTATCACAATTGCAAATGCAGTATTCGGATCCAATCCACCCATTAACGCTGATGTTCTGACCAAGGCGTTCCAAGTTGACAAGAATGTGGTGAAGTATCTTCAGCAACAATTCTGGACCAACAACCATTAA
- the LOC8269788 gene encoding lysosomal Pro-X carboxypeptidase isoform X1, producing the protein MAAPTLPNLLLSHAFLLLLTIITTTSSPSLASQPSNFHRPPRFLGKFSHKIKPPPPPPPHHHHNYQQYRYETRYFYQRLDHFSFSNLPKFPQRYLINSDNWSGPDKLAPIFLYCGNEGDIVWFAENTGFVWEIAPRFGAMVVFPEHRYYGESIPYGSRDEAYKNASTLSYLTAEQALADFAVLITDLKRNLTAEDCPVVLFGGSYGGMLAAWMRLKYPHIAIGALAASAPILQFENVVPHEIFYDIVSNDFKRESSRCFNTIKESWNAIASEGLKENGLVKLSRTFHMCSDLNSTDELADWLESAYSYLAMVDYPYPAEFMMPLPGHPIREVCKRIDGCPDGTSILERVFEGVSVYYNYTGNVDCFELDDDPHGLDGWNWQVQKCLAVLLACTEMVMPMASSKYESMFPTYDFNYTSFEKQCWDDFRVVSRPRWIMTEFGGQDIKTSLEKFGSNIIFSNGLLDPWSGGSVLQNISDTVVALVTEEGAHHIDLRPSTPEDPDWLVEQRATEVKLIEGWINDHNQKKRATFDM; encoded by the exons ATGGCAGCCCCTACTCTCCCTAATCTTCTACTTTCTCACGccttcctcctcctcctcacCATCATCACCACGACATCCTCACCATCACTCGCATCTCAGCCATCCAATTTTCATAGGCCCCCACGTTTCCTCGGGAAATTCTCACACAAAATCAaacctcctcctcctcctcctcctcatcatcatcataattATCAACAATACCGATATGAAACACGATACTTTTACCAACGACTCGACCACTTCAGCTTCTCAAACCTCCCGAAATTCCCGCAGCGGTACCTCATTAACTCCGACAACTGGTCGGGTCCCGATAAACTAGCCCCTATCTTCCTCTACTGTGGCAATGAAGGCGATATAGTATGGTTCGCCGAAAATACAGGATTTGTTTGGGAAATCGCGCCTCGTTTCGGCGCCATGGTCGTTTTCCCTGAG CACCGGTACTACGGCGAGTCGATACCGTACGGGAGTAGAGATGAAGCGTACAAGAATGCTTCTACATTATCATATTTAACAGCGGAGCAAGCGCTGGCGGATTTTGCGGTGCTGATAACTGATCTGAAAAGGAACCTAACGGCTGAGGATTGTCCAGTTGTGTTATTTGGTGGATCCTATGGTGGGA TGTTAGCAGCATGGATGAGACTTAAGTATCCACATATAGCGATTGGGGCACTTGCTGCATCAGCTCCGATTCTCCAATTTGAGAATGTTGTGCCGcatgaaatattttatgatatagTTTCTAATGATTTTAAG CGTGAAAGTAGTAGGTGTTTTAATACTATAAAAGAGTCATGGAATGCAATAGCGTCTGAGGGTTTGAAAGAGAATGGTTTGGTGAAATTAAGCAGAACCTTTCATATGTGTAG CGATTTGAATAGCACGGATGAGCTTGCCGACTGGTTGGAATCGGCTTATAGTTATTTAGCAATGGTGGATTACCCTTATCCTGCTGAATTTATGATGCCACTTCCTGGACATCCAATAAGAGAG GTTTGCAAAAGGATTGATGGTTGTCCTGATGGGACTAGCATTCTGGAGCGTGTTTTTGAAGGTGTAAGCGTCTATTATAATTATACTGGGAATGTTGACTGCTTTGAGCTGGATGATGATCCCCATGGCTTGGATGGTTGGAACTGGCAGGTTCAGAAGTGCTTGGCTGTGCtttta GCTTGTACAGAGATGGTGATGCCGATGGCCAGCAGCAAGTATGAAAGCATGTTCCCGACTTATGATTTTAATTACACTTCTTTCGAAAAACAATGCTGGGATGATTTCAGGGTTGTTTCTAGGCCTAGATGGATAATGACTGAATTTGGTGGACAA GATATTAAGACTTCCCTGGAAAAATTTGGAAGTAACATCATTTTTTCTAACGGTCTGCTGGATCCTTGGAGTGGTGGCAG TGTTCTGCAGAATATATCGGATACAGTTGTTGCCCTTGTTACAGAAGAAG GGGCTCATCATATAGACTTGCGTCCTTCAACACCTGAGGATCCTGATTGGCTGGTAGAGCAGAGGGCAACTGAGGTGAAGCTGATTGAAGGATGGATAAATGATCATAATCAGAAAAAAAGAGCAACTTTTGACATGTAG
- the LOC8269788 gene encoding lysosomal Pro-X carboxypeptidase isoform X2: MAAPTLPNLLLSHAFLLLLTIITTTSSPSLASQPSNFHRPPRFLGKFSHKIKPPPPPPPHHHHNYQQYRYETRYFYQRLDHFSFSNLPKFPQRYLINSDNWSGPDKLAPIFLYCGNEGDIVWFAENTGFVWEIAPRFGAMVVFPEHRYYGESIPYGSRDEAYKNASTLSYLTAEQALADFAVLITDLKRNLTAEDCPVVLFGGSYGGMLAAWMRLKYPHIAIGALAASAPILQFENVVPHEIFYDIVSNDFKRESSRCFNTIKESWNAIASEGLKENGLVKLSRTFHMCSDLNSTDELADWLESAYSYLAMVDYPYPAEFMMPLPGHPIREVCKRIDGCPDGTSILERVFEGVSVYYNYTGNVDCFELDDDPHGLDGWNWQACTEMVMPMASSKYESMFPTYDFNYTSFEKQCWDDFRVVSRPRWIMTEFGGQDIKTSLEKFGSNIIFSNGLLDPWSGGSVLQNISDTVVALVTEEGAHHIDLRPSTPEDPDWLVEQRATEVKLIEGWINDHNQKKRATFDM, encoded by the exons ATGGCAGCCCCTACTCTCCCTAATCTTCTACTTTCTCACGccttcctcctcctcctcacCATCATCACCACGACATCCTCACCATCACTCGCATCTCAGCCATCCAATTTTCATAGGCCCCCACGTTTCCTCGGGAAATTCTCACACAAAATCAaacctcctcctcctcctcctcctcatcatcatcataattATCAACAATACCGATATGAAACACGATACTTTTACCAACGACTCGACCACTTCAGCTTCTCAAACCTCCCGAAATTCCCGCAGCGGTACCTCATTAACTCCGACAACTGGTCGGGTCCCGATAAACTAGCCCCTATCTTCCTCTACTGTGGCAATGAAGGCGATATAGTATGGTTCGCCGAAAATACAGGATTTGTTTGGGAAATCGCGCCTCGTTTCGGCGCCATGGTCGTTTTCCCTGAG CACCGGTACTACGGCGAGTCGATACCGTACGGGAGTAGAGATGAAGCGTACAAGAATGCTTCTACATTATCATATTTAACAGCGGAGCAAGCGCTGGCGGATTTTGCGGTGCTGATAACTGATCTGAAAAGGAACCTAACGGCTGAGGATTGTCCAGTTGTGTTATTTGGTGGATCCTATGGTGGGA TGTTAGCAGCATGGATGAGACTTAAGTATCCACATATAGCGATTGGGGCACTTGCTGCATCAGCTCCGATTCTCCAATTTGAGAATGTTGTGCCGcatgaaatattttatgatatagTTTCTAATGATTTTAAG CGTGAAAGTAGTAGGTGTTTTAATACTATAAAAGAGTCATGGAATGCAATAGCGTCTGAGGGTTTGAAAGAGAATGGTTTGGTGAAATTAAGCAGAACCTTTCATATGTGTAG CGATTTGAATAGCACGGATGAGCTTGCCGACTGGTTGGAATCGGCTTATAGTTATTTAGCAATGGTGGATTACCCTTATCCTGCTGAATTTATGATGCCACTTCCTGGACATCCAATAAGAGAG GTTTGCAAAAGGATTGATGGTTGTCCTGATGGGACTAGCATTCTGGAGCGTGTTTTTGAAGGTGTAAGCGTCTATTATAATTATACTGGGAATGTTGACTGCTTTGAGCTGGATGATGATCCCCATGGCTTGGATGGTTGGAACTGGCAG GCTTGTACAGAGATGGTGATGCCGATGGCCAGCAGCAAGTATGAAAGCATGTTCCCGACTTATGATTTTAATTACACTTCTTTCGAAAAACAATGCTGGGATGATTTCAGGGTTGTTTCTAGGCCTAGATGGATAATGACTGAATTTGGTGGACAA GATATTAAGACTTCCCTGGAAAAATTTGGAAGTAACATCATTTTTTCTAACGGTCTGCTGGATCCTTGGAGTGGTGGCAG TGTTCTGCAGAATATATCGGATACAGTTGTTGCCCTTGTTACAGAAGAAG GGGCTCATCATATAGACTTGCGTCCTTCAACACCTGAGGATCCTGATTGGCTGGTAGAGCAGAGGGCAACTGAGGTGAAGCTGATTGAAGGATGGATAAATGATCATAATCAGAAAAAAAGAGCAACTTTTGACATGTAG
- the LOC8267677 gene encoding homeobox-leucine zipper protein HAT22: MGCLDDGCNTGLVLGLGFTTATISNPDSTINNQNNQKPKTKPCLKFDQMVGTASFEPSLSLGLSAHHIGSSNNKMKIDVIKKATCHEDSVDLFRQASPHSCSAVSSFSSGRVKRERDFSSEEIDVERVSSRISDEDEDGTNTRKKLRLTKEQSALLEESFKQHSTLNPKQKQALARQLNLRPRQVEVWFQNRRARTKLKQTEVDCEFLKKCCETLTDENRRLQKELQELKALKLAQPFYMHMPAATLTMCPSCERIGGVGDAASKNNPFSMAPKPHHFYNPFTNPSAAC; encoded by the exons atgGGTTGTCTTGATGATGGGTGCAACACTGGCCTTGTTCTAGGTTTAGGTTTCACAACGGCAACCATATCAAACCCAGACAGCACTATCAACAATCAAAACAACCAAAAGCCCAAGACTAAACCATGTCTTAAGTTTGACCAAATGGTGGGAACGGCAAGTTTTGAGCCTTCACTTAGTTTGGGTCTCTCAGCTCATCATATCGGTTCTAGTAATAACAAGATGAAGATAGATGTTATCAAGAAAGCTACTTGCCATGAGGATTCCGTTGATTTGTTTCGTCAAGCTTCTCCTCATAGTTGCAGTGctgtttcttctttctctagCGGTAGGGttaagagagaaagagatttTAGCAGTGAAGAAATTGATGTAGAAAGAGTTTCTTCAAGAATTagtgatgaagatgaagatggtACTAATACAAGAAAGAAACTTAGGCTTACTAAAGAACAATCTGCTCTTTTAGAAGAAAGTTTCAAGCAACACAGCACGCTTAATCct AAGCAAAAGCAAGCTCTAGCAAGGCAGTTAAATCTACGGCCCAGACAAGTTGAAGTATGGTTCCAAAACAGGAGAGCCAG gACAAAGCTGAAGCAAACTGAAGTGGACTGTGAGTTCTTGAAGAAGTGTTGTGAAACACTAACAGATGAAAATAGAAGGCTACAAAAGGAGCTTCAAGAACTGAAAGCATTGAAATTGGCACAGCCCTTTTACATGCATATGCCAGCAGCAACTCTAACCATGTGCCCATCCTGTGAAAGAATTGGTGGCGTTGGTGATGCTGCTTCAAAGAATAATCCATTTTCAATGGCTCCAAAGCCCCATCACTTCTATAATCCCTTCACCAATCCTTCTGCAGCATGTTAA